The following nucleotide sequence is from Emys orbicularis isolate rEmyOrb1 chromosome 21, rEmyOrb1.hap1, whole genome shotgun sequence.
tggctgtgctctggctttggggctgcagctctgctcccagcaacttagctcaggcccctgctctctcctggctgtgctctggctttggggctgcagctctgctcccagctcaggatctgctctccctgggctttgtctctggttctgtggctgcgcctctggcccctctggatctggcacggttctgctctccagctcagcttgggcccctgctttctccttagctcggccccactcagtctgacccaggcaattccagctcacacacggaggacgggacctccctcgcctcctgaccctctgattagcctgcccgccctgtcaatcaggctgatctggagcattggcctctccccattgttcctggggactgtcagtctcaggctcctgatttgccatcgacccttccccttttagtactgggagcaagccaatcaaaacacccccactgaatgttagtaagggggcaacagtccccttacactaggCCCCTCCCATGTCCACAAGTCCCACCCATTTCCGCTGGGTCATTGCCCACAAGCCACACCCCTTTCCAgctaagccccgcccctgcccacaagccccaccccctttcagttaggcccctcccctgcccacaagCCCCTCCCCTGACTCACGATCTCGCGCAGATCCCGGGGCCCCAGCGGCCCCTTGCGGGTCTCCAGCTCCCGCTCCGCCTGCTCGGGCCGGGCGCTGAGCGCCGCCATGTCCAGGCGGGGCCGCGCGCTGTTCCCTTCCCGCACGTGCTCGTACAGCCGGCTCCGCCCCGCCGCCCCCTCGCTGCTCCGCCGCCTCCCCGCGCCgggcagccccggccccggcaGCGCCCGCCACGCCCGGACCCGCCGCAGCGCCCGCCCCAGCGCCATGGGCGCCGCCATGTCTGCCGGTCATGTGACACGCTCGCCCCGCCCCTCTCCTGCCTTTCCCGCGCGAGCCGACCAATCGCAGCGGGCCCCCACGACGAGGCGGGAGGGCCAATCAGAACAAAGAATCTGCCCCTCGCCCGAGCCGGCCCCACCCCTGGAGACTGGTCGCTAAGGCGGGAGCCAGCTGGTTGCCATGgggacggggggcagggaggggtgctaAAGGACCAGGAGAAgccatccctccacccccaagagaGACCCCCCACAGCAGCCCTACATCCCCagcaaccccacccccctccacccaAGGAcactgcctcagggcagggggagactcccccgacagccccctctcccagagacccctcctgtatcccccagccctccccaggcCAGAACAGCTCCCCCAGGGAAAGCCCCCCACCCAGAGACCCACAGTgctctccctgtccctgactcccCCATGTGACCCATCCTCAGAGCCCTCTTGTGTACCTCAATCTGAGCCACACCCCAGAGATCCCCCCCTCCAGCCAAGACTACCTCCATCCAGACTGAGTGACTCCCCAGTGCACCATCACCCTGAGTGACTGCCCTGGAGACCCCCTGGTACCCTGCAGAGTCCCCCTATGTACCACAGCCTGATCAACACTCCAGAGGCCCCTCTCCCAGGAGCAGAggaagacccccccccacccaagccTGAGTGACTCTTCCAAAGAGACCCCATAGCCAGAGACACCCCCTCATATGCCCCGGGAACTGAGACTACAACTCAGCGCCCTTGCTCGGAACACAAATTCATCCTGTCTCTCAGAGAGGAGTTCGAATTTAATGAGCATGGTCTGCGTGTAAATATCTCACAACAGTACAGAGCAAGTAGTTGTGTCTCTGGAGGATATCTGCCACGACACAAATGCAGACGTGATTAAAACTCCTTTCCTACGAAGCCGGGAACTTGACAATCCCACGACACCTCTCGGCACGGCGGCGCTTATTTCTTCTTCTGAACATGGGCGCAGTCATATTTCCCACGCACTATTTTGAGCTTCACCCCAGGCAAGTCCTGTGTCCTTCCACCTTCCACCAGCACAATGCTGTGCTCCTGCAAATTGTGACCTTCTCCGGGAATGAAGCAGATCACCTCCTTGCCGTTGCTGAGCCGCACCCGGGCGCACTTTCTGTTGGCAGAGTTGGGCTTCTTGGGCTTGCGAATCATGGTCTTGAGGACCACTCCCTTGAGCTGGGGGTTGCCAAAGGTGGGGCcgagtttgggtgggggaaacTTTGGCTTGCCCTTACGGTGTATCTGGTTGAGGGTTGCCATGGTGCGGGTTTCCAGCTGGCCCAGAGCTTGGGTTAATGGCCATCTCCCTGGTACGAAGGCATGAGGGAAAGCATTGATACCTATAAGGAAGAGAAGTTTCATTAATTACCACTGGGGAACAATCCCACTAATCCAAGCTGGCATCCCTTTCtgtaccaatggtccatctattgCTGTAGGAGaccagaacaatggtccatctagaataatgcctagctcttacctagcccttttcatcagtagatctcaaggcACTTTGCAAAAGAGGTTagcatcatcatccccattttacagatggggaaactgaggcacatggagggaaagtgacttgcccaagatcattccgcaggccagtgacagagccaggaatagaacccgggTTTCCTGAGTTCTGCTCTAGTGCTCTCTCCACTAGGGATTATGTCTCATGCTGTGCTGGGCCCATCTAGTATAGCATCAGACATCTTTCTAATTCATTATCCCACCTCTTGCCATGCTAGATAGGACCGTGGTACCCTGCCTCCAAACCGTGCTTCAGAGAAAGGCATAGACCCCTGCCCAATTATTCAAATTGTGCAACCCTGGGATTATTTCTTCCTGTCCCCCAGCTGGTTGTTCCtggagcaacaaaaacgataagAGATTTAGAACAGAGTTTCTCAACGACCAGTCCGTGGAGCGGcgctggtccctgagatctctcACACACAGTTTAGGAGGCAGCAAGATGGTCCCTGGTAtcgaaaaggttgagaaacactgatttagaagacctatgaggaaaggctgaaagaactgggcacatttagtctagagaagagaagactgagggagaacAAATATGTACATGGGGGGGAGATAgcctagtggtttgagcattggcctgctaaacccagcgttgtgagttcaatccttgagggggacacttagggatctggggcaaaatcagtacttggtcctgctagtaaaggcagagggctggactcaatgacctttcagcgtctcttccagttctatgagataggtatatctccatatattgaTAAAGACAactaatcaattgttctccatttcctctGAGGGGAGGACACGAAGGAACCGGCTTCATTTCAAGGGAGATTTTGGTTTTATATTAAGAAACTTTCTAACTCCAAGcatggttaagtactggaacaggttaccaaaggaggttgtggaagccccATCGTTGTCTAACCTGTGCTTAAAAACCaccaaacacctgccagggatggtctatggGTAGTTACACCTGccatcctgcctcagcatgggggaaaaggctagatgacttctcgaggtcccctccagtcccacatttctatgaAGACTGGGAGCCAGTATAGTTGCTAAATGCACTTTTTGCATCGCAAAGCAATACAGAGCAACACTCCAGAATCAGAGTCAATGCAATGAACAGAAACAGATACGTACTCCATCTCAAAGGTGATGCCAGCAACCTCAGGAAACCCCTGCACGACATTCTCCGCATTAAAAGCTCACTAAAGCCCCAGAGACCATGAATACAAGTCCCCTGgaagaaaggaaaacaagaagTTAATATTTCTGAAGGGCAGGGACCTCACTGATAGGCATGGTCTCAGTCAAGTGAGACAAGATGGTTTATGGGATTGGTAACTGACTACAGAacttaccattttaaaaatcactagCCCAGAAGAAAAGCGAGTGAGAATTGTTACTATCTGACAGGGGTTTGTTGCTGTACATGGCACGAGTCTGGCAAATCTCTGCCCAGTTCCTAGGCAAAATGACACATCCAGGTTACAAAGCTGCTCCTTTGCCAAGTACTAAGCGTCACAGACCCACTTTCCTAAAGCAGATTCCTGCAGATTCAGACTGAATGGTGCATGTGCATGGAAGGCTTAGCCTGTTCTCTACCTGTGTAGGGACACACCTGTCCCACCAGGGCTGGGAATCTGACAGTGGTTTTGAAAAAGGGGGCACAGTAATGGGGGcaaggaaggggtgtgtgtgtgggggggggatttttCAGCAGGACAAATCAGCTGGTTTGGGGAGGGTACAAATCCCCTACACTCCCAAAGCAGCTGGGAAGGGAAGAGCAGGACAGGCCCCAGATTGTGAAAAAGGGGGTCACCCACATCCATGGAGGAGCAGCTAGGCGGGGACCACCAAGTGGAGAGGAAATGGggtcctctccccagccccagagtagtagttgggggaggaggggcagctgaaAGGCAGGGCACTAAGTGGGGAGGGGAATCCCAATCACAGGGCAGCAgctagggaggggaggggagggggggggagaaacaggaaGGAACTAGGGACACCAGGTAAGGCGGAGAATAGAGCGAAGTCAGGGCAccagcgggtgggggggggtctcccccaaCCACAGAGgggcaactgggggggggggtaagagagGACCCGGTGGGGGGGAAGCTGGCAGGAGAATGGGAGGTGTGTTCCCACGCCCCAGAGacgcagctgggggaggggggatcccccCCACATCCACAGACCAGCAGTTATGGGGTCACCAGGAGAGCAAGGGGGGGTCCCCCCGCCAGCCCGAGCAGCAGCTGCGGAGATGGAGGAGGCTGGGCACCAGGCAGGACTGGAATGTTtgtgcccccccctcccggggaaCAAgtagggggaggggccaggatcctggatgggggagggggctgtgtcgtccccccccccatgcaccggTGGGGATGGGGCGGCGCAGCCCCtcgctctcctcccccccctccacactGACCTCACTTCTCAGCCGCCATCTTGCCGCCCCCACCGAGCCCTCAGCCGCTCGGCCCCGCCTCCCACTCTCTGATTGGCTCCGACCGCGCCGCCTCTTGGTTGGCCACACGGGAGCCCCGCCCATCCACCCTCTACCGGCGGCGCCACCGTTCTGGATTGGTCACCGCTGGGCTCGCTCGGGCGGGTAGGCCGGACGCAGCTGTCGCTCAGGGAGCCTTGCTCCTCCTGATTGGCCGGGGAGAGTCAGGAGGCGGGATCGTGGTGGGGTCCTACGGGACAGCGCTAGGGTCATTCCGCGCACCAGTCACAGGCCTGACTGCAGTGTAGCtctgggagtggggtctagcagtTGAggttggggctgggagtcaggactcctgggttctatccccagctctgggaggggagtggggtctagtggttagagcagggggctgggaaccaggactcctgggttctatccccagctctgggaggggatggggtctagtggtttgagcagggggctgggagtcaggactcctgggttctatccccagctctgggaggggagtggggtctagtggttagagcagggggctgggaaccaggactcctgggttctatccccagctctgggaggggagtggggtctagtggtttgagcagggggctgggagtcaggactcctgggttctatctgggactctgggaggggagtggggactagtggttgggggggggctgggagtcagctTTCCTGCTGAGTCCCTGTGTGAGCTTCAGGCCACGTCCTCTTCCCCTGTCCTAGCCAGAGCTTGTCCCACTGCAGAGTGGGTGGGAGGAcggggagcagccagggggcaGTAGGGCTGGGTCGCTCGCTGCCTGGGGAAGGCTTTGGGGAGCCTTGGGGCACTAGCCACACCCAGCGCACACACCCCGTTACTGGCTGTCAGGGGCGCTGTCATCCCAGTGGGTGATACTGAGGCAGGCGCCTCTCGCCCAGCCGCCCCCCAGCGATGCTTCGGCCTTTCGTTGCCCCTGAGAGCTTCCTTGGGAGCAACGTGTCCCTGCAGAGCTGTCTCAGGCTTCACACGCTGTTTCGTGCACCCCAGTCCTACCTGCACGATCCTGAGCTTCGCCCCCCTCTCTGGACATGCCGGGCAGCAGCTGGATCTCACTGCGTtgagcagcagcatctccttggATGGCTTCTCGCCAGCTTGCAACCTGCTGCTGAGGGAACTCAGGAGGCACAACTGCCTGCCCCTCCTGGGCCAAGCCGCCCAGCACAAACTCGGGGagaagggaaagggggagagCTCTTCCCGTACAGCCCCCACACTGCATCATTTCATTACCACCACACCCCACTGCAAACTCCTGTCTGCTGCCTCCTGCTCTCTCTCAGCTGTGCCTGGTCCCCAAGTTTCTTCCTCTCATTGAAGGGAGAAGAACTGGGCCATTCAGCTTGGGCCTGTCTCACCTTCAAGCCAGCTAAGCTGTGAAAGCACCCACACCACACGCTGGTCAGAAAAGCGCTTTAATCTTCATTAACAAGCCGCACAGCTGGTTGTATCATCTTCAGCGACTCCATTTCGGGACAGAGCCTGTGAAACTAACCAGTAAATACATTCCCTGGCCCCCCTTTTCCGGTGGGGGACCAGCTCAAAACTTCCAGGCCCTTTTATTAATATAAACAATTCAGGTGAACAGGAAACCCGTTAGCTCCTCAGTAACTAACCTACTGGGGATTTCAGCCCAGGCccgtgggatcattttaaacaatAACagcctgacccaaagggccaccATCCATCCCAGCTCTCTGCGCACCAAGGGAATGGGCTGGGAGGTTGCTCAGCGCTAGGACTGAATAGCTACCCTAGTTCCCTTCTCGTTCTCTCCGGTGTACACCAGGCCTAAGTCCATTGGAGTCAGCAGGCCTCATTCTTCACTCAATCATTTGAGCAGTAGGAGAATTAGAGCCTcagacttcagtgggggcagaaTTTGGGCTTTTTTTGAGAGAGGTAACACAGAGCACCAGATCCCCCAGCATCATgcctcaaagtcaatgggacggTATCCCCTGCTGGTGTAAGAGCAAAGACACCAATGGCAGGACATTAGTTCATACCAGCGGACGTTCTGGCCTGTCTTTACTAGCAGGGCTAAGGCCCATCCCGATGACCGCACCCAGGACCACCTGAAGCACTGAAGGCTGTAGCTGGGCCACGTGGCAGAAATTACACCCCAGTCCCCTAGAAAGGTCTTGCCCCTCAACCCCTGCTGGGAGTGGGTTCTGTGGCTCCGCCTATAACCCTCTGCCCATGCCCCGTGATCATGCGTTAGTACAAGTGTGGACTTTGCCTTACGCCCACATTGTCCCCCCAAAATGGCGAGGGAACTGAACCAAAGCACTGCTAGGCCCCGGTTCTGGTCTTACGTAGACCTGTgtgaatctggagtcactccactggAGACTTTCCAGATTTACAGACTTCAGAATCCGACTCTTGGTTTATGTCAGCAAAAGGCCTGAGCGTCTACCACGCCCACTGGCTTTGCTGGGATGCGAGAACAGACCCGAAGGTTACGTTCCCCATAAACTCCTGGCCAATCAACAAGCAGCAATTTACGTTTGTCTAAGGGCTGCCCGGTATGGTATTCTCGTGAGCACTGCACTACCCAAAACTTGCAGGAGCTGGGTTCTAACCCACCTTCCCCAGAACCATGCAATCTAattagcatggggggggggcgtaTTTTGCTCACCTGCCTGTGAATCTGGTTTCACATCAGACAGGCAACACCACAGGCATCAGCTGGCAGAAAAAACTCTTCCGTTAACAGAACACACAGCGAGGTCCCAACCCACCTCTCTGCAGCTTCCTAACGGAAACGTGGCAGAGAAGAGCTGAAAATTcctctgtgacattgcactctatatgattttatgaaagtatgctgatgagtgtgaatataatgtaattgaaatatgcttcatgcaaaaggtctcttgtaaggtataattACAATGCTTATAATCttctgagtgtggtcatcctatttgtataaatgtatcactcttgtatctgaaactagaaatatgaaatataactctgagggcctattgtaattatgcaaagtgtgggccattaatggtggtttggaatcttgatggctcccattaaccaggacaattgactgtggatggctctgtttgcaggcagcctTCCTGTGAGTGAGCCTGGGAGAAATGAAGGCttgggggtcttacagtgacatgtgatcatgtcacctgaactggaatccatctttaacctggtgcttttccattgagaaggagggggtgggaacccagagagggacaaaggattcccgccttatgcaaaagatatataagggggtggaa
It contains:
- the MRPS12 gene encoding small ribosomal subunit protein uS12m isoform X2, which encodes MRRMSCRGFLRLLASPLRWSINAFPHAFVPGRWPLTQALGQLETRTMATLNQIHRKGKPKFPPPKLGPTFGNPQLKGVVLKTMIRKPKKPNSANRKCARVRLSNGKEVICFIPGEGHNLQEHSIVLVEGGRTQDLPGVKLKIVRGKYDCAHVQKKK
- the MRPS12 gene encoding small ribosomal subunit protein uS12m isoform X1, with amino-acid sequence MGTCIHGLWGFSELLMRRMSCRGFLRLLASPLRWSINAFPHAFVPGRWPLTQALGQLETRTMATLNQIHRKGKPKFPPPKLGPTFGNPQLKGVVLKTMIRKPKKPNSANRKCARVRLSNGKEVICFIPGEGHNLQEHSIVLVEGGRTQDLPGVKLKIVRGKYDCAHVQKKK